Part of the Tolypothrix sp. PCC 7910 genome, GTTCCCCAATCCCCAAATCCCCCGCTCCCAACTTTCCCACAAAAGAGGTAGATTTCCTCACCTTCTGGCAGGTAAAATCGAAGTTAATTATGCTTCAGTCTTTTTTATCCCGTGCAACCCTGATTTGTTTAACAGGTGCGCTAGCGGTTTTGGGTGTTGCCTGTAGTAAAGACAAACAGACCACTGTGACTGTTGACCAAAAGCAACCTCAGCTTGCGGACAAGATAGCAGCATCGCCTTTTGTCGAAGCTTCACCTTTATCCAACCCAGAACCACAGCCACCGTCTTCGCCTGCTGTTCAATTGAATTCTTTTGAATTGGCGCTGGACAAAGCCGCAGGTGCGATGACGATTAGCCAATCTGCCCAATCTCCTGGTGATTGGAAATTGGTAGCAAGTCAGTTTCAGGATGCGATCGCGCTGATGAAAAATGTGCAGCAAGAAAGTCCTAATTTCACGGTCGCGCAAATCAAAATCTCGGAATACCAGCGCCAAATTCAGTACGCTTTGGATAAAGCTACACCCAAATCTATTGCGCCAATTGCGGTACAACCACCTCAAAAGGCTCCTCAACGGGTAGTGGTTGTAGTTCCATCTGCAAGAAGAATCACGCCTCAGTCTACTCAACCTTTATCTCCACTGGTGGCAAAATCACAGCCTGCAGTGCAATCTGTATTGATGCCATCGGCACAAATTACTGACAATCAAGCTGTATTTGTGGCCCCAATCAAACGCCGCATCGGGGGGACACCAATTATTGATGTCACCTTCAATGGCGATCGCAAATTCGAGATGATTGTGGATACAGGGGCTAGCGGGACTGTGATCACCCAAAACATGGCAAATGCTTTGGGTGTAGTGCCAGTAGGTAGAACCAAAGCCAACACAGCCAGTTCTAAGCAAGTAGAATTTACTATCGGCTACGTTGACTCAATGGCTGCGGCTGGGGTCAGTGTGAATAAAGTAGCCGTGGCGATCGCAGGCTCAGATTTAGAAACTGGACTGCTGGGACACGACTTTTTTGGCAATTATGATGTCACCATCAAGCGCAATGTCGTGGAATTTCGCCCGCAATCGCGTGCTGATGCTAATTCTTCAGAAAATGAACTAACTGTTCCAATTTCACCCAAGGAGCGCCACTATTTAGGATCTCCTTAGCTAGCTTAATTCCTTGGGCATGGTCTAGCAGTGGGATCGCACCCGCAACTTGTAGCGCCAATGAAGTATTTAACGCTACAGCATCTTGTTGCGCTTGAGTTCCCTTGCCTTGTAGTACAGCTTTTAAAATCTCCGCATTTTCTTGCACATCTCCACCTCTAAGTGTGCCTATTGTTGCAGGCGTTAAACCCACCTCTTCGGGATTAACAGTAGTTAACTGCACTTCACCATCAGATAAAACTGCCAAATCTGTTATATCTCCTAACCCCGCTTCATCCAATTTTTCTCTTCCATGTACAACAATTGCCTTTTGCTTACCCAACTTTTGTAAAGCTTGGGCAACCGTTGCCAAAAGTTTAGGAGTATATAACCCTACTACTTGTCCAGTTGGATTTAAAGGATTGACTAAAGGCCCAAGTAAGTTGAAAACTGTTCTTACTTTAAGAGTCCGCCGCAATGTCGCCACAGCTTTGAGTGCGGGATGCCAACCAGGGGCAAACAGAAAAGTGATCCCCACTTCTTTAACTGCGGCTTGGACTTTTTCGCTAGCAGCACCAAGATTTACGCCCAAAGCTTCTAACACATCGGCGCTTCCTGTGAGACTTGATGCCGAACGGTTACCATGTTTAGCCACAGGTACACCATAAGCAGCAGCCACAAAAGCAACCGCAGTGGAAATATTAAAAGTTGACGAACCATCTCCACCAGTACCACAGGTATCAATGAGAGGAGTTAGGGATTGGGGATTAGAGTTCGGGTTCCCAGTCCCCATTTTTGATTGAGATTGTAGTACTTCCGCCATACCTGTTAATTCGTCAGCAGAAACGCCTTTAAAGTTCAGCGCTGTTAAAATTGCTCCCGATAATTCAGGCGGAACAGATTCACTTAGCCAGCCTTGCATCAAGTCCGCAGCTTGAGTGCGGGATAAAGATTCTCCATCGATTAACTGTTGCAGCAAGAGATACCAGCTTGTTGAGATTTCTGGCGTGGAGATGGGGAAAGTTGTCATACAATTCTGTTTGCGTGTGGTAGGGTTGAGCTTTTATTGAAGTGTCTGGGAGCTATCCTACCGGAAAACGGGAAACAGTTTGTAGTCAGCAATTTAATGGTTGATATAGAGATAATAGTTCAAGTAGGATGCGTTAGCGATAGCGTAACGCATCAGTACCAAAGCTATATACAGATAATTCAATTTCTTACTACAAGGAAATTGTATAGTTTGTAATGAATAATTCTTTTCCTTTAGCAGCATTACTCTGTTTATAATTATTCATTCCATACTGCAATTCCCACTCGAAAATATTCGCCCAGCTAAAATTTTCTCGTATTTGTGGCGAATCGTCGTAGGTAATTAACCAATCGTGATGACATTGTTTTAATACTTCGGCAAATTTTTGATGTTCAAAAG contains:
- a CDS encoding TIGR02281 family clan AA aspartic protease; translated protein: MLQSFLSRATLICLTGALAVLGVACSKDKQTTVTVDQKQPQLADKIAASPFVEASPLSNPEPQPPSSPAVQLNSFELALDKAAGAMTISQSAQSPGDWKLVASQFQDAIALMKNVQQESPNFTVAQIKISEYQRQIQYALDKATPKSIAPIAVQPPQKAPQRVVVVVPSARRITPQSTQPLSPLVAKSQPAVQSVLMPSAQITDNQAVFVAPIKRRIGGTPIIDVTFNGDRKFEMIVDTGASGTVITQNMANALGVVPVGRTKANTASSKQVEFTIGYVDSMAAAGVSVNKVAVAIAGSDLETGLLGHDFFGNYDVTIKRNVVEFRPQSRADANSSENELTVPISPKERHYLGSP
- the trpD gene encoding anthranilate phosphoribosyltransferase; translation: MTTFPISTPEISTSWYLLLQQLIDGESLSRTQAADLMQGWLSESVPPELSGAILTALNFKGVSADELTGMAEVLQSQSKMGTGNPNSNPQSLTPLIDTCGTGGDGSSTFNISTAVAFVAAAYGVPVAKHGNRSASSLTGSADVLEALGVNLGAASEKVQAAVKEVGITFLFAPGWHPALKAVATLRRTLKVRTVFNLLGPLVNPLNPTGQVVGLYTPKLLATVAQALQKLGKQKAIVVHGREKLDEAGLGDITDLAVLSDGEVQLTTVNPEEVGLTPATIGTLRGGDVQENAEILKAVLQGKGTQAQQDAVALNTSLALQVAGAIPLLDHAQGIKLAKEILNSGAPWVKLEQLVHFLKN